The DNA segment AAGTAGAGGGTCACGCAATGCCGCTGCACAGGTATCCTGTGCACCTGTGGCAGAAGCTGCGGCTGCAGCAAGGCATCTGTGCGCGCTTGCCCTCCCATTTCTTGCGCTCACTGGAAGAAGAACGGACGCCGACCCCGGTACACTACAAACCTCACGGGGCCAAGTTCAAGATCAACCCCAAGAACGGGCAGCGCGAGCGCGTTGAGGACGTACCCATTCCAGTTCACTATCCTCCAGAGTCCCAACAGGAACTGTGGGGTGGAGAGGGCTTGATTTTGGGCTACAGATACGCCAACAACGACAAGGTGGGTGCGGACCATCTCGGTGGTTCTGCATGCTTTGCTGAGCAGGCTCTGCTCTGGGCGTTATGGACCGCCAGCCTGGCTGACCCAAGCGTTTTGTTTACGGAGCACGCTAAAACGTGATGCGGGGAGGATTTGAAAAACTCCACTAGTAAAGTCTAGTGCGGTCCTGAAGTGGGGTGGTCCTGGATCAGGTAGCCGTCAAAAGTAAGGATGGAGTGGGtgacaatggagaaaagaaaggaagaatagaTTTGAGGCTTGTGCTGAAGAGGGAGAAGTAAAATCTGGTTGTCACCTGCTAGTTTCTATGCACATTTCCCTAATTCTTGTGACAAGATACCTTTGCTCCTTGTATATAAAAATTACAAAGGCCGAGATGCTTACAGGGCAGAGCCTGGAGTCTATCTCTTCTGGTGATGCTCTGCTCCTAGCCAAGCCCTGTTGGAGGAGAGTGTATGTTTCCGGCCTTCCAAGGTGTGGTTCACTTGCCTGTGCCTACTGAGTTTCAGCTGTGTGAGAGTCTGGAATAGTAGCATTAGGGCTAGCCTGAGAGAACCAGACATCTAGGTGGGTGGGTATCCGGAGCCAGCCCAGGAGCCCTGACTAGCTAGCATCAATGGTCCTGAGGAGTTTCTGAGGAAGTGAGAGGGCATGGCTTACTTAGCCCAGCTTCCAGAAAGGGTGCTTTGGGGCCCACTTGGCTGTAGGGAAACAGCACGTTTCTCTTGCACACTTAGCTCTCCAATAGGGTGAAGAAGGTGTGGAAACCTCAGCTGTTCACTCGGGAGCTTTACAGTGAAATCTTGGACAAGAAGTTCACCGTGACTGTGACCATGAGGACCCTGGATCTCATTGATGAGGCCTATGGATTCGACTTCTATATTCTCAAGGCAAGCAGGGGTTAGTGCACTACAAGTCTTGTTAAGACTCAAgggaaggggggctggagagatggctcagaggttaagagcactggctgctcttccagaggtcctgagttcaattcccagcaaccacatggtggctcacaaccatctgtaatgggatccaacgccctcttctggtgtgtctgtggatggCTATAATGTACtcgtataaaaataaataaattaaaaaaaaaaagactcaaggGAAGGGCAGAGAGCACTGCATGTGCGTGGGAGTGTGGAGCACCCAGGATAGCCGTAACAGGTCTTAGCGATACACAGTGGGATTGAGTCCTCATTGGTACAGCCCCTTGAAGCTTTCTGTCTCGACATGGTCACTCCCTGTGAGCTTCTGACTTGACCAATGATCCTGGACACCTCTTACCCTTCTCTTGGGGTTGCCTTGGGCCTGACCCACATAGGCTTGGATGCTTGGATCCCAATGGCCCGTTCTGCTGTCGTCTAGCTTAGGGCTGCTGTAGGTCAgctgatggggtggggtgggagcctGCTGTAGCACCTGGCCCTATGTGAACCTTCCGCCAGACCCCTGAGGAGGACCTGTGCTCCAAGTTTGGCATGGACCTGAAGCGAGGGATGCTGCTGAGGCTTGCCCGCCAGGACCCCCAGCTCCACCCTGATAACCCCGAGCGGAGAGCAGCCATCTATGACAAGTACAGGGTGAGAGTTTCCCCATCCTGCTTGCTGCCTGAGGCTCCTGGCCTGGCCCCTGCACCTCACGAGGTTCTCTCCTGCTTGTTCAGAACTTTGTCatcccagaggcagaggccgagtgGGTTGGCCTGACGCTGGAGGAGGCCCTGGAGAAACAGAGGCTTCTGGAGGAAAAGGTGAGCACCTGTGTACCAGCCGACCTCAGGCCACTGAAGTTGAGTggtgaggggggaggaggagactagCATTTAGGGACTACCACATGGAAATGCTGCCATACCTTTGGTTCCTGCCACTTTGATGAAGCATGGCGTCTTCTGAAGTCCTTCCCACTCTTTCCCCCCTCAATGCTCAGGGATCTTTGACACTAGGTGTTTACTTAGCCACTCGGCATCACCTAGGACATTCCATTTGTGTCTGTTTTCCAGAATAGTCAGGAGCCTGTGGTGGCCACCAGTTACAGAAAAGATAGGGGTAGGCATGTGAGTTTTGGTGTCCTGTTCTGGTGGTCAGAATCCCTCACCATGCTCAGCCAGAAGCAGCCGGCTACCACCCTCCTTagagttccatccctgggctaCATTGAGCCTTACCATGACCTCTCCCCTTCAGGACCCTGTGCCCCTGTTCAAGGTCTACGTAGAGGAGCTGGTCCAGCGGCTTCAGGAGCAGGCTCTGTCCAGGCCCGCAGTGGTGCAGAAGAGAGCTGGTGACCACGTCTGACCACTGGGCTCAGCCTCCCCTGTGGGCAGAGGGCGAACCCCTGCTTGGCATGTGCTGACTGCACAGCTCCTGTAGTAGACTTTTCAGAGAACCCTTCTGTGCCAGGACTCGTGGAGGTCTGGAGCGGAGCAGATGCCTGTCTGAGCTGGTCAAGTCCTTGCAGCATTATAGTTCTTGGGCTGAGCTAAGTCTGAGGCAGTCTGAGCCACAGTAAAGTGTTGGTTTGCTTGGACATCTGGAGTCCTGTGTGTTCTTGTTCTGGTCATTCCTCTGTCCCAGAAACACGGGTGGACTGTTTGCACTGTCCAGCTGTAGCCGCTGGCCCTTCTGGGATGTGGACTCTGAGGTCCTCTTTGGTGTTTATATCTAACCTCAGGGCAAGGGTTCCTCGAGTGTGAGGCATCAAGGACCTAGCAAGTTTGATTACATCCAGTGTGTGCCCCCTGCCTGCTCTGGAATGTTTTCCAGGACGCAGGAAGGGAGCCTGTGGCATGGGCCAGACCTGGGGAAGGGTCTCTGCAGTATGCCTGAAGAGCTAAAAGGGGGAAGCTTTCTGGGTCTCCCCTGAACTGATGCAGAAGGTGGGGCGCAGTGGACTTAAAAGGCCATGACTTCAGCACCCCCATCCTTAACTACCCCCATTACTTGTGGTTGGGGCTATGGCTCGAGGTAGGAAGTCCGGCCAGTTAGTGACTTGGAGCCTGTTTTGCCCTGAGAGCTTGGGACTCAGAGGCATTAGCACTGAAATCCATTCTTTTCTTTGGGAAGGACAAGGATGGTCTCCTTAACCATGTGTGGAGGAAGATGAGCTGGTAGTGGGAACTGGGCCATCAGAGCCCTACATCTGGCTGGTGTAAAGGGGAGCATTAGGTACCTGCTTGACTTGGGCCTGGTCACTGACTGTGGGATCCCTGATGGGGAACAATAGGGACGCGCCTGTGCTTGGCTGTGTTCATGATGCTCAGTCCAAAGCTGGCATGCAGCCCTTCTTCCGGTGTTAGAGGGCCCACACAGACACTTATAAGGGCTGGGGCCCGCCTTGGGGTCAGAGCCTAAGGGGTGTACCTAGGTCtttgtctcttctggcctctctgttCCTGCACATCACATAACATTCTTGCTCTGTGTATAATTGTTAAGTTAAAAGTTTTCCAATCACATTTatctagtgtgtatgtgtgcttccaTTTGCCAtggtacatgtggaggtcaggaggcAACTTGTGGTAGTTGATTCTTCTACTTTGTGGGTTCCAAGAATCGAGTCAGGCCAGGaggcttgatggcaagtgtcTACTGGCTCAGACATCTTGCTGAGCGtaatttaaaggttttttttttttttttttttacctgaagCAAACACTACTTGGCCAGCTATTGCATTGGTGAACCCAAAAGGCTCACCCTAACTGTTTAAATCATCAGTATGGTTCCCATATCACTGTCTTTAAATTTGAGTTCTAAATATAAACCAGTATCCACCAGCTAGGGCTAGGTCCTTGTTGGGATGGGAATAGAGTGTCCTCACTGTCTGACTCAGTTCAGTCAGCTCCCTGTCTGATTGTCTGTTTTATTTACTGCCAAGGCCTGGGTCCAGTAGGACCTGTgtagagtttttgttgttgttactgcttcttttttttttctttttttcggagctggggaccgaacccagggccttgcgcttgctaggcaagcgctctaccactgagctaaatccccaacccctactgctTCTTTTTTTAGAGGAGCTCtccattatgtagcccaggctggccttgaactgcagATCTTCATGTCTTTTTCCCCCATGTGCTGGAACTGTAGACACTAACTAtagatgtaacacacacacacacacgcacgcacgcacacgcacctACCTCACCATCCCACTCCTGAGGCCTGGCTAGGTCCTGTAGGATATCGTGTGTCAGTTTCCTAGGGCCCCAAGAGACACTGGCTACCTTAGGAAAATAGAACAGGGCAAGGGCTACACTTAAGATCTTACAGGCTTTGACTTCTGTCAGAATAGGTCACTGCCAGTCACTGCTAGCCACTTCTGCTGAGGTCTAAGGCAGTTTCATTTTCCTAAAGAAGGCCAGGCAGAACTCTGTGGCCCTAGCCTTGAATCCCAGAATAGCCCCATTCTAGTGGGATATAGTATTTGCTTTTGCTTCACTACATCCTCAtacagttttttggttttttttttttttttttttttttgagacagggtctcattttaGCCCAAGAAGGCCTGGGACATGAGGTATGCTTAATGCCTCAACCCTTTTGAGTTCTACGATTCTAGGTGTGGGTCCTGCCCAGCTTCACTAGCATCCTTGGGTCAGGAAACTGTGATGCTCTACAGTAAATGATTAGCTTATCTCCTCTCCCAGTAAAATGACTCGGGCCAGAGGTGGGTCCCAAACCATTTACACCCTGTGCTGCCTTCTGGGGTGCGGTGAGGGAGAGTCCCAGCTTACAGAGTGGAGCTGATGTAACATAGAGTGTCCCTGCTCATGCgctcatgcacgcacgcacgcacacgcccAGGCCATCCCGTGTTAGTACTGTAGCACACTAGACTAGGGGCTGAGAACCTGTCAGGAGTCCTCAGCCTCCTCCACTCCAGCTGCCTTAGCCACTCTCCTAGGCTCTTTGTGTGCCCCATGAACCTGCCTGTCCATGTGCTGTGTGTTTCAGAGCCTGCACTGGGACTGTGTACTAAGACCAACTGTCAAAAGCCAGAAATACCTCccgctgtgttttttttttttttcttttttttggagctggggaccgaacccagagccttgcgctttctaggcaagcgctctaccactgagctaaatccccaacccctcccgcTGTGTTTTTAAGACTACAGTCTGAGGTCAGCCTCAATGTCAAAAGGACTGCAGCTGGTTGTGATGAGGGTCACAGGAGGCTGTACCACTGCTGCTGAGATTCCTCACTGCTGCTAttcttgttcactgggggttgggCATTTGTAGGCCTGAGAAGCTGCGACTCCATCATTCCAACTAAAAATGACACCAAGGCCAGAAAGAACCTTTGATATTCAAAAGTGAGATGACCTAAGGTGGTCTGTGAGCCCAGCACAGAGCTCTGTACCTGACTTGTTTTGAGAGTTTGTCATATATGTTGATTCCTACGGTGGTCTCTAGAGTGGTAGGGGAGTGCAGATGGGCCCTGGGGAGTTGCTTAAGGACCTCTGATCTTGTTCTGTGCCCTGTCAGCACTCTGGGAGACCTTGCTCTGTGCTACCACCAAGGACTCCTGGCAACTTGAACCCTTCCTGCAAACACCAGTCAGGTTGTATGGTACCCACGCCTTCTCCTGTCTTTTCTGAGCCATCCCACGTGGGATCCCTGGGCCCGAAGAGCTTAGCCAGTTGGAGGAACACCACATCACCCCAGCTCATCTGATGCAGATCACCCCAACCTTCCTAAACTCACATTGTGCTGTAGAGTGGACCCTTTCCCACAACCAGCTGGCCGGGGCTCCCATTCTCACCTAGACCCTGCCCATGGATGAGATTTGTGTATTGGTGGCCTCCAATATGGTAAGGGGACCCTTCAGTTCTAGGTGTTGTTCTGTCAGCTCAGGAGGCACCAGACCTGAGCAGTGTGAAGCAGTTGAGCCATGAGCTATGCCGGGATTGGTCCCCAATTCAAGCTTGGGGCCCTGAGACCAGCTCTACTTGTTCTCACCCTGCTTCCTTGGATGCAAGAATCCCGGGACCTATCCTGGCTCTCTGGTCTCTTTGTCTTGGCAGGACCCTCTTTTTTGGCCACTTAGGTTTCTGGGGCCTGCACCGGCTCTGGCTTTCTCTAAGGAGCTCCTGGAAGCCTGGGAGGAGACTGTTCCACAGGTGTGACCTGGGCTTTACCTAGAAAGTGGGATGCAGTCTGACAGCTCCCAGAGGCCTTTGCAGGGCTCTCAGCCAGGCTGTGCTGCTCACAGGGGTGTCTTGACCAGACAGGGCTATTTCTGAATGTCCAGAACTGGGATGTTGATGGCTTCCAGGTTGTTCGAGGGTCTGTAACGAGGACAAGCAGCCTGTGGAGGTTGCCACACCACATCCTTGCTGAGAATCTGCTCTAGGGGTATCCTGGAATGTCTCTCTAGGGACTAATATTAGTTGGCTCTGGAGGTAGTGTTCTCCAGAAGGATTCCAGAGTCTTTCCAGTTCGGGGACCCAGGTCTGTAGAGAGCAGGGCCATACTTAGGGCCTTGGGAGACTCTTGGCAGCAGGCGTGTATTCAGCAGGCAGTGACATTACCATAAGAGTATGGAGTGCTTTGTGAATAGAGGCGATGTTGACAAACTTTCATCTGAGGTAGGTGGAAACCTTGTCTCTTCCCACCAGGGGCTGGGGTGGGCCTTCTCCCTGTTCTTCCTCCTACTGCAGTCCATTCCCCATGTCTCACTGGCTTTTCACCTGCAGTGGCTTGGCCTTCAGCCCCTGGGGCAAGCCTGACCTGAAATCCTTTTCTCGTAGGGCTTCAAAGATGGTTGTTTGACTTCTGCCAGGGAATCAGGCAGGACATGGAACAGCTCAGGAAAGGCCATAAGGTGGACAGAGACCCATACACATGGGACATGCATGAAACACATAACAAAAATGCTTAACAGCTAGTGTGGGGACAGTTACCATGTAGTCAATCCCAGTCGCCCCTCTGAAGGGACACTGGCATGGGGCCACTGGCAGCACTGCCTGCTCCCTCCGCAAATAGGAGTGGCTTGGGGGGTGGCGGTGTCTAAAGGGGCTGGTTGCCATGGCTACCATAGGGTTCTGAGGCCCGTCATCTGGTCTCTGCCTCAGCCAATAGGCGGCAGGAGCCCGAGCTGCAGCCTAGAGTCACGCTTCTGCCTTCCAGCCACACAGTGGCCAAGAGCAGGGACCGGCTTCCTGGAGTGGCTGAAAGTGCTCGGACGGACAGCCAAGCCCATCATGGCGGACAGCGGGACAGTGGGTCGCGATCAGGCACTTGGAGCCAGGCAGGTGAGGTAAGCCAGgcgggtggacagatggatggaagaATGGGTGGACAGGTGTATGTAGGTGGTCCTTGTAGCCCATTGTTCTTGTGGTTGTGGCCCTGCCCTcagcccaccccaccctcagCACACCCACACTCTCCCACCGAACCTTCACTTTGGATCCTCACTCCACATGGTCCATGGAAGGGTCAAGGGAGGAGACAATAGAAAGTCTATGAGCAGAATGGagccacaccacaccaccacggGCCCGAAAACCGCCTTGGTTGGTCTCTCCCGTCAGATTCCATACAGAGGCAGCTtcaaagacccccccccccccactagcCCAGGCCCTTGGTGTCCTGACCACCATGCCAGGGCTCTGCGGCAGCCGCCTTAAATCggcagttgttttttttttttttcaataagggggaaaaaaaagaagcaacagaaaaaaatgtcCACCTATAACAGGGGGAGCAGCCAGCCCAGATAGATCAGAAGCGCCAAATCCCATTACTCGGGACTTCAGAGCACAGCCCTGCACAGGCAGCTGCGATTAAGAGCTTGTCAATGGAGTCCCCTTCGGAGATCAAAGGGGCATGcctgtgagagagtgtgtgtttgtgtgtgcgtgcacgagcgcgtgtgcatgcacatgtgtgtgcatgtatgtgtaggagCACATGCTGTGGGGTGACAGTGGAGGGGCCATGTGCTGTAGTACAGAAGAGCCTTGTGTATCACCTGCCTCCTGTGGCCACCCTCCATGTTGCTTCTGTCCTTGCTGCTGCTGTGTATGACATGCGTGGATGCATCAGGGGCCAGGCTGGGCAAAAGAGAGGCCTGGTCCCTAATGCATCCCCTGTAAGGCAGTCCTGGCTAGACCTAGTCCCCATTTCCGGGCCTTTACCCTTTACTTGGTTCATGTCCCTTCCCCAAAGTCTACCTATAGGAGCCTGGAGGAGCTGGGAAGGCATGCTGGCCATGGGCAATGGTGGGTGTGAGGATGGGCTGATCAGGGTATATATGTAACTACTACAACCAGGTCCTGCTGCCCacaggccatgagctctcagctgcCCTGGTAAATGCATCCTGGGGGTTGAAAGCTGCTGTCGATGTGATTGGTAGGTTGTTAGGTAAACTCTGAGAAGCAAATCTTTTAATCCACTGTGGCTAATCCAGTGCACTTTTGTTTGCCAAGACAGATTCTGCGGCAACAAAGGGGCTGGAGGGACCCCAGCATACATAATCACATACTTAGAACTTGGCCGCCGCTGCCCACAGGGTTCCTAGGCAGCAGAGAGAGACATCTCAGGACAGCAGTGTAGAGGGTAGGAGGTAGAAGGAGGGGCCTTCTGGACTGAAGGTGTGTTGGCCACTAGCCTTCCTAGGTGATACCTTTTCACCTGTTTGGATAGCCCCTGACTGATGGGTACTTTGCAAGTTTGTGGGGGCAGAGGagcagagccagagagatggaaAATTAATACCCAATGCACTGTACGAGAGTGCCTGGGACACAGGCTTGTGAAGATGTAAGGAAGCTGGGGACGATGGCAAATGACATGGGGGGGTAGGGTGGGAACAGAAGGAATAAGGTGGCAGTGGGCAGCaggagagcaggaagagaaagtggCTTGGGTATAGCGAAGTAGGAAAGAACACCTGCAGAGTATCGTTAGGGCCTGGCACGCTCACAGGGGAGAACAGTGCTGACGCTGGACAAATGGTACTGAGGTTAGGGAGGCCAGCAGGctccttcctctttctaagaCGTATACCAGGCATAGCAGGAGACTTTACTCTGCCACTTGATCTTATCCGTGCAAAGCTGTGCATGGACCTCTAAGGGAGCCTCACTCTGGCAGACACAGCAGGTATTCAAGTCTCCGGAGTGGCTGGTGCCATTCCCTTGTGTTCCTGAGGTTTCCTAGTTTGGGTACAAGGGGGGGGGTACGGGGCTTGGTATCGAGCTACCCGCCCCTACTGTTTACTGGGCTGAGGAAGTAAAACAGAGCTTAGACCTCCCATTTTCCATACCTACCTGCTGACCCTGATCGACTTGCCTGCTACCTTGGTCTCTGCATTGCCCTTCCTCCCAGATGCCCCCAGACAGATGACTGCCCTTAAGACAGTAGGGACTCAGACCTCAATAAGAAGGTGTGagttggttggggatttagctcagtggtagagcgcttgcctagcaaacacaaggccctgggtttggtccccggctccgaaaaaaagaaaaaaaaatctaaaaaagaagGTGTGAGTTGTATCCTGAGAAGGGTTTACTTCTTGGGGTCCCCTCAAAGGGCGAGCTAGTGCAGCCCCACCTTCATGCCCGTTTACCTGCTTTCCTGCCTTCGTGGCTCTTGACTCCTGTAGGCTGGCAGGGAAGTGGTATGCTGGGTCAGACGTGCTAGAGAGGAGGACATGGCTACGAGGACCCGGAGTCTAACTCAGGGGATAAGCATGCTAGCTACTGCAGTGTCCATCTCTGAAGAGGCCATGATAGCAAGGCAGTTACTCATTCTCTAGTCCTCTGTGGACAGATGCCTCTTACCCGGGAGGGGAAGGCAGACACTCAGCTGTAACAGCATTTTGAAGCAGGAGCCATCAGAACCCTCCATTGCAATGCTGGCTGGCATAGAACCTGTTATTTAGATGTCTCAACAGTGGTTAACACTGCAGCCGTGTTGAACCATATCATTTAGGACAGTCATGCTCCTGTTGGGCGAAATACAAACACCAGGAGTAATGCAAGGGGCCAGCTCAGAACACACATCACCAGGAGTGATTCAAGGGGAGCAAGAACTTGGGGCCGGCAAAATGGCTCGGCGGGCAAAAGAGTTTGCTGCTAAACCTGATGACCAGTGTTCAATCCTGAGGGCCCATGTGTAGAAGAAGATAATCAACTTCCAAAAACTGTACTCTGACTTCTACATATGGTCCCTGGCTAGCTTGTACCcgtacacattaaaaataaataaatctggggctggggatttagctcagtggtagagcgcttacctaggaagcacaaggccctgggttcggtccccagctccaaaaaaaaagaaccaaataaataaataaataaatcaatcaatcaatcaatcaatcaatcaatctgtcATGGGTCATGCCCGTGCCAAGGTGGCAGCTGGCACAGAGTTAAGGCCTTGGGCCCTACCCTGGAGTGAATACAGAAACACATTAGCTAATGCTGCCCGTGAGCAGTTTCATCCTTCCAGGGCTCACTTTGCTATTGTGTTGTTCCTATTACTTATGCATCGATGTCACTGGAAGGTAATAGCCACTGCAGAATTGTCAAGGCTTCCATTTCATTGTAAAGGCAATATTATTGCAGCACTCTGCTTTTTCTTGTTTCgggttttcaagacagtttctctgtgtaacaaccccggctctcctggaactcgctttgtagaccaggctggccttgaactcacagtgattcacctgcctctgccttccgagtgctggagttaaagccatgtgccaccacAACTGGCTCTGCTGCATTTTCGTGAAGaataaaatagggctggagagatggctcagcggtaaaagcactgtctgctcttctagaggactcgggttcaaatcccagcacccacatggcagctcacacctgtctatAACTCCAAGATTTGACACCCTTACATAGGCAtaatacagacaaaacaccaatgtacataaaaataaaaaagaataaataagatgCATGCTGGGCGTAATGGCACATTCATTCCTGTATTCCTAGCCCTTGGAGAGCTTGGAGCACCttaagtttaaggctagcctgagctatacagtgagacacTGCTTATTCTCCAGGGACCTACATGAGCCCTCTTTTGATAAGCTCTTCCTGCTTTCATAGATACTTATTCTGATACAAAAATTAGCATCTGTGTTTGTGCCATTACGGCTTTTCTCACTGTTGCAACTCACTATCCTTATAGCAAAGAGGTCCTGGACACCACACTCCCACACCTGAACTCCTCAACCCTAATCTCAGAAATGATGGGAAAGAAGATTCATTTGAGGGGTGGAGAGTGGGGGAAAACATAAGCTGGGGTTGGGCTAGGGCAGGAAGGTAGCTGGTTGACAGAGGGAGGAAATTGGGCCACCTAAGTCCTCTGAGCATTCTGGGTCACATTGGGTCCAGATGGCTGCTGTATTCTAGAACGGCAAATAAGACATATGAGGCTACAAGGAATTCAGTTGCATCCTACCACTACCTACTACACTTCTGCACTGGGTAGAGGGGGCAAGGGACAGACAGAAACCAGCTGAGCCTGAAGCCCCTCTTCCCCTAGAATTGAGGATCAAAATGGTCCCTCTTTTCCTGAGCTGTGACATCAACAGTGGCCATTCATGTCTGCCGCTGGCTTTCTGCTGTGCATTTTCCTGCAATGTATCTCTGGGCCAGACCCTCTGTTGCATGCATGCCAGGTGGTGCCCGGTGACCTTCTTTGTATCACTTTATTTAAAAGTATTCCTAGGCGAGACAGATTGTTCAGAGGTTGAATGCACTGACTTCGCTTccagagagcctgagttcaattcccagcaaccacacagtggctcacaaccacctgtaatgtgatcttggcgccctcttctggcatgcaggcagaacactacataataaatcttttttaaaaaagtattcctatggggggttggggatttagctcagaggtagagcgcttgcctagcaagcgcaaggccctgggttcggtccccagctccggaaaaaaaaaaaaaaagtattcctatgtcaggctggagagatggctcttccagagattctgagttcCAATTCCTAgtaaccccatggtggctcacaaccatctgtaatgggatccgatgccctcttctggtgtgtctgaagacagctacagtgtgctcacatacataaaataaataaatctttttttaaacaaaaaacatTTCTATGTCTACattgaagaaaataatttctgCTCATGAGTTTGGGTTTTTGGAACTCTTTGATTCCTGGCCAAGAAATCTGAACAAATGCCATGAAAATAAAGTTAAAGCTGCTAATGGCAATTGTGGGTGGAGCAAAGGATATTGCATTTGTAGTTTAAGGTCCCTATCTCTCAGAATGAAGGCTCCCAGGTGCTGTCCTTAACCCCCCCTCATTGCAGAAGTCCCCTCAAGGTCTTTATAATTTAGCCCTTTCACCCCCTATTTATAATTTCTCCTCCACCACACCCCCACAGCCCTCCTTAGCAGGCTGTTGCATTTCCTCCAGGCTTCCTGattcccttcctgtccctgcagGGCAGGGGTCCCGAGGAGCTGGAGGCCCGAGGGTCCTCTTCTGGTCCCAGGGCTTGGGGATACCTACCACCGTGGGCTAGCAGGAGGATGGACGTGGACTTGATCCCGAGAGCCTGGCCTGGCCGCAGCAGCAGCTCTACAGAATCAAGGCAAGCGTTGGGGCCCGGGTTTGGGAGTGGGGAGGAAGCCCAAGGCCAAGGCTATCCAGTGCTCACTCAGTGGCCATGATTGGTTCTTCTAAATGATATGAGGCTGAATGGTCTGGGACTT comes from the Rattus norvegicus strain BN/NHsdMcwi chromosome 10, GRCr8, whole genome shotgun sequence genome and includes:
- the Mrpl28 gene encoding large ribosomal subunit protein bL28m isoform X1, whose product is MPLHRYPVHLWQKLRLQQGICARLPSHFLRSLEEERTPTPVHYKPHGAKFKINPKNGQRERVEDVPIPVHYPPESQQELWGGEGLILGYRYANNDKLSNRVKKVWKPQLFTRELYSEILDKKFTVTVTMRTLDLIDEAYGFDFYILKASRDP
- the Mrpl28 gene encoding 39S ribosomal protein L28, mitochondrial produces the protein MPLHRYPVHLWQKLRLQQGICARLPSHFLRSLEEERTPTPVHYKPHGAKFKINPKNGQRERVEDVPIPVHYPPESQQELWGGEGLILGYRYANNDKLSNRVKKVWKPQLFTRELYSEILDKKFTVTVTMRTLDLIDEAYGFDFYILKTPEEDLCSKFGMDLKRGMLLRLARQDPQLHPDNPERRAAIYDKYRNFVIPEAEAEWVGLTLEEALEKQRLLEEKDPVPLFKVYVEELVQRLQEQALSRPAVVQKRAGDHV